The sequence TGCCAGCATGGATCATCAGTGGCCTGCTCCCCCTTTGCTCAGCAGTTGCGAGAAGGATATAATGAAGAGACAATAACTGAACAGTAGTGATGTCCCATAAACACGACCAGTCATACAAATGCAGTCGAGCACAAAATGAACGAGACGAGGAACAGAACAACGCGGCACACGGGCGTCACGCTTGTTAATTAGACGGCTGAAAAATGTGTTCAAGAACCCACGGAGGCAAATAAATTCCTGCCTCCGGAAGACACCAGAACATGAGCAACACTGACACAACCTATTACAGAGGCTACGCTTCATCACCGCAGTAAATGCACAGGAGCAGGGCGCAGTCCACTGGGTCTACTAGCGCTGAAGACTGATGAAGATGGACTGGCTGAACCAATGCTGGCTCTTCTAATTAATGACAATTGTTTGGTGCATGTCATTTTGCATCCTACCTAGTGGTAGTCATATAGTGGTAGAACTTGAATTTCATCATGCATTTAATTGTGAAGAATCAACCTGCATAAACCTGAACTATACTATAACCAAGCACTCTGGTACCTAGCTCAATTTGTCATAAATAATTCgcacgacatcacgaaacaggggtttaaatacgtgatgaacaggacaggggagacaacAGGTGAATATGTAACATGGACtagatggtgaacagacacgaacagggcagctttatacaatcacacacaggtgaacacgattagaaaacattacacaggactaatgtgaaactccggaccggagtaaccccttccggaccggatcatgacagttgcTGTCTGATGAAAATGTCCCTCAGGTTCCTGCCtttgttttttctgcagtaatagcagtttatttttattttatatatatatatatataatttttagcATTTGTCCCACACCTACATAATTTACTGATTGGTAAAAATCTGtgcaatttttatatataatacaatatctATTTTGAGACTATACTGAGAAAGCCTTGACTCTTCTGACCCACTAACACGTTAACATCCCCTCTCATGGCGGGAGGTTCAGCTCCTCTCTTCAGTTTTTCATGCCGGGGTGTTGACATTCTGACTTGTTTATGGGATAAGCTCTTCCTACACTTTTAATCTCTGCCTCTGTCCTTCCACCATATGAGCGCTTTAAATCTGTGCCCAGCTGCTGAAGACCTGATCTCATAAATTCTACAAGAGAGGAACTACTGATCCCAATAAAAGCCCAACTTGGGTTCACAGAATCCtgacaaaaataatattaacaaaaaaataatagtgGAATAATCACATAGCAACATGGATGACAAAATAATGTAGACTAATGTAGAATTTCTGACTGGTTTGATATAACGATTCTGTTGCTTGCTACtgaaaaaatcatatttttatataatcagCCGCATCATATCATGCTCCGTACTGGGTCAGAGGCACATGGGGGACACGTCCAGCCTGACAGATGCAGCGGCTCTCCTTGGTCTGCTGTCTGGTCCCACCCGCGGTGAAGCCCTAATTGCAAATGCTGAAGTGGGACAGGAATCAAAACTGCGATGGCAACAGGGGCCAGACAGAGGGACCTCATCTCGCTGACTGAGAGAAGCTATGGGTTCACTTTATCTgtcaattttttatgttttgccTTCAGGGCATGAATTCAATCATGGAATCTGATTGGATGTCAACCTGCTGACCCACAAACTCGTAAGTGTGGACCACACTAACAAGTACTGATATAACCATTGTAGGTAATATAATCAGGATAATTATGAACTGTAAAGGAAAAAGTTATTAGAAATATTCAGCAGGATAGATCTGGCGTGTTTAGTATGACACTGCTAGTTAATTTATCATCATCCTTCATCTGCGAGAAATATTGTCTAATTTGTCTTAAGCAGGCTTCCAAATCTGGAATGTGTTCGTGGAGGTAGTGCATCATGTTGTGTGAGTGGCTGATAAAAAATGTATCGATGTAAATTACtctgacaacatgaaaaagtagTATATAATGTCTGTAGCCAGTGCTGTTAATGAACTGCATGTCTACAGCAGCCCCTGGTGGACATTATGACGAACTAcgtgtaaaataataataattataataatgatgacaatgatgataAAAGCCGAACACAGTGAAAGTTTGAAgtgataaaaacacaaaatgtgtttttgtttctatTGACTTGTGTATTGACTTACAGAGAAGACAACATCGTAATCAACTGCAGTAAAGTCCTCATCTGTAAGATCCTCAAAGTACTCCGCTAAGGCGTCCAAAGTTTCATCTGCCACCTTCTCATACATTGCTTCAGTGAGCTCactgaaaaacatgaaacattaaataatgTTAACATCGGTAGATTATTCATATAAAAGCctattttaaatgaacaacaCAAATTACtaatacaatattaatacaaaatacgtatcctctttttttttttttttttacctgaactGCAGTGCATTCTTCTCAGCACAAGCAGCTGTTATATGGAATAGTCTTTCATGACCACATCCTACTGGTCCTGGTAACTGTAAAAGTTGTTAATAAACCAGACCCATTAGCTTCTAACTAGTTTATAATTGATGACGTACAGACCTGTCCTACTTTGTGCTGAGAGCTCCTCCAGATGCATGGTGTAAAACATGGCCTTGCATTCTGTGATACATTTCTTGCCGGAGTGATGAGTTGATGGACATTCTGAATGACGAAAACGTGACGAAATGCATTAGGTAGAAAAACGCATCACAGCTTAATTCTTGTAAACCAGTAAACCTGAGTCTACTGTTGTTGTGTAAACTACCAACTACCGTCGTGCATGAGAAACAACTGGTTCAGTCAAGGAAATTATACATTTTGGACCATTAcgattatatatacacatttttaaacgCGTTAACGTGTTAAATAGTTTATTTCGCAGTGCCCATCAAACATACATCGGTGTTTACATGCGTTATGCATACGCGCGTTAACTTCTTGCCATCGATACGGGTAGGAAGTTAACCAGCTAACGACGTCGGATCGTTGCATTAAAGTGAAAATTACCTTTTCCGCTAGACGACTGGTTTGGGCCTGGTTTGGAGCGCTCGAAACAGCATAAATAAGCGAGTTCTGGCGCATACACTGGCATCCCCTCGTTAACCTGAACATGGCTACACACACAAGGATACGCATAGAATCTGCCATCGATTGGTTGAGACTGGAACAGAGTAGGAATGTCACCGCAAATTGACAGAATAGTTATTAACAGGCTCGTAATATATTTTATAGGGGGGAAACGCTATGGCATGGCACAAAATAATTAGAAGAAAGGAGGAGGTCGATCACTGACAGGATGATTAGATTCATGTGACTAAATGTAAGTAAAACCGCTTTAGTGTCGTCTTTTCATTTAAGGGTTCTGTGATGCTTGATACGTATTTACTGTCCTCAAATTGGACAAGACTGCATGGCCGAGACACCCACTGTATCGTTCGAATCGTGGGAAAAGGTGCAGCCAGAGATTTTAACTGGGACGCTCAAGATCGATACTATCGACAGTCTCCTCAAGTGTCTGTTTGACTTCTCGCGAGATTAGACTTGAGACTACGGATGCCGAGatggggacatttacatttacatttacatttatggcatttatcagacgtccttatccagagcgacttacaatcagtagttacagggacagtccccctggagcaatttagggttaagtgtcttgctcagggacacaatggtagtaagtgggatttgaacctgggtcttctggttcataggcgagtgtgttacccactaggctattaccgtCTCTTGCACTGTCGACACAATTAAGTCAAGAAAACAGAAGAAATTTGGCCAATTGTACAGGAAAACAAATTTCAGTAAACACAGAATTACACACATTcctattttacatatttttatacttattttaatatatgtatttatgccAGTTAAGTTGTACTGATTGTAGTGATACTCTACACGAAAAGGCAAGAATAAAAATTAACCCACCAACGTATATGACCCATTATTTTTCGAATTAAGTCGTCACATGCTTTTTTTACaaccaaaataaaatacacgagtaaattaagaaataaatcAATTGCTTCCAAAATATGTCACTTTGGCTCCCATTCAAAtgcaactaaataaaaaataaactctgACCATAAACTTTTCCGGTAAAATCAATAGACTGACTGGGTGCATTAAGACTGAttgaatgtcagaaaaaaatctaacttttccattttaaaaatctCTAATGAACACAGAGCACTTAcgaatttacacacacaagcatgtacacacacatacacacacacgcaatatAGCTTGTGCAATATAGCTCAAGGCATCTGTCTGTCCTCATTTATTGCTATATTTAttccatatttatatattgacCCTCGCACACTCAATGCAATAACATGTCTATCCAATAACAGTCGCTCTATTCCAGCATCATATCTGTAGCGCCtgtttaataacaataaagacATTTCACAGATGGACATATTTCACGTCCAAATGGCACAGTAACACatagcatttatttaaaacacagaCTCTGATTTACTttataatgtttaataaattataGTCTCAAAAGCAACATATAGGCAATAATATAATTCAGTTTGATAACTTTAATATGGTCTCTACAGAACGGATTATTCTACTCTTGCATTCTAATGAGAAACCAACAGGATGCTTACATGTGAAAAGGATGTCCTGagaaacacatttcattcataacaCCCTTACTGCAAAAAGAAGACGTTACCCTCCATTGTCATTGTGCCAGGCTATGGGCTATGtgtaatttttgtgttttcgatcatccaaaaaagaaaaataaagagctACAATTTTGGCAACTCCTCTAACAAAATACAAATTCGAGACTATGTTCAATACATACAACTTTCCGTACATAAAAAGTGCTGTTTGGGGATCAACCCATTTGCTGCTTCTGCAAGCTAAACCACACAGTCGTCTCTTGCCGTCGTGGCAAAGCAGTATTAACTTGTGCAAACCGACTGGAATTCCCAGTCCTAAAGATGAACTGAAATGGGGCAGCACACCAGGTGATTGGGCTCTTCTGCAGCCAGGAGCGATCTGCATCTATTTACAGATTCAAATACCACGTCGCCAGTTTCCTTCAGTCCTGGGAGAGGCGCGCTGCTGCATGTACATTTAGCGTGGTGCTATCATCTTCATCATGGTTTTATCATTTTGTCATTGATGTGATGCGTGGCCTTTCTGTAGGCCGCCATGAAAACCATTGGCAGGACCGAAGAGCGTCTCTGGAGTGCGGTGCAGATGAGCGAGGTGGAATAGTGTTTGGGGAACTGGGGTCCTCTGTTGTGCCAAAAGAGCCCCGGTTTTCAGGTGAGAGAGGTAATGATGGTCGTGTAACGCTGTGATCCACCCTTTCACTGGAATAAAGATCATAACATACACTGTCATGCATCATAAGTTAAAATGACACAGCGTGGTTTTAGAAGACCGGCTGAAATATGAAAATCAATCACTTAATACATTAGAGGTCCATTTCCTTTCATGGAGTCAGCCTAGTACAGTActaaaagtgttttatttaaagattTCTGTTACTCTAGGACTAGACTGAATCCATGAACAAGAAATTGACCCTAAAAATGAATtcagctgctcctgttaggggttgccacagtTTATGCCATATGCCCTCTCCCATTTAGTCGGTCACATGCGTCCCCACTGTCCCCACAGTATATTCAGAATATTAAACTCATACTCTAACGTTTTACTGTAATACAAaacagtgattgtcattgtgacacactgcagcacagcacacggtgacacaatgaaatgtgtcctctgcttttaaccctcacccttggtgggcagtgggcagaaatgacaggcTTTTTTGTGTAAATTACATATAAAGTCATCCTTATTAATAAAAAGTTGATACtttcataataaatataaagacGTTTTTAGCTTGCAGATTTTAATTTGCAGTGCCATGTCTCATCTGCACTTTATGTCATTGTCAAAATGTTTGCTCCAGTCACGCTATTCCAAccctctgtgtttgtgcacaaGGTTAGGTTCACAATGATTGTTCTGGAATATCTTAATATCACAAGATGCTGCAGCATAAGCTCATAGATGTGCGCAGCCTCACCAAGTAGATGTCGTAGACAGATCCATCATCTCTGTCCATGTccatggtgctctgctcagaCGTCAGGCAGATGGCGCTGTCCTCCAGTGTGAACGTCGAGCTGGAGGCTGCGTCTTCTCTGCAGGAAAATGAAACACgcaaaatgaaatggaaatgagAATGAAAATCAGGCTGATGCAGACAGGCTGTAGGTCTCTGACAGGCGTCCTGTTTCACAGTCAGCCCTGAGCCTTGAGAATGAATGATCATCTGCGGATAATAATATTAGCTGAAATGGCGGCGCACACCTAATCCAGTTTAACAGGATATTCACTGGAGAACTTTGAACTTGTGTACAACTTCCTTGTACAGCTGTGAACTGTCTGAAACGAGGCAAAAACCTCGATTCTCTGACATTTTTGCCAAATTTTTGTTCAGACGTTTCTCGGTGAAAAAACTCGTGGACCCGTGGTTGTTGGCTCAGCTTTGCGAGTAAGCAGCCACAGAAGATCCCCGTCACCTGATTCCCGACAACTTTATTGCAGGAATGTGTTTACTGTTTCACCACCCGTAATTACTTGACGAGCGCTCACACCAGCTCTTACGAGGGCCGACCCGAGGAAGGGTCCACTTTTTACCGTCTGAGTCATCAGAGGCTACTTATTAACGCCCAGCCCGCCCTAATGTTTTCCTTCGCATTTTCCTTAACACAACAGTATGATCAACCTCGCATAAGAGGCTCAAATCCTCTCGTTTTACTGGTTATAATGGTCCGCGCTGTTTGGAAACAACACCCAGACGGGTGACCTCTGTCGGGTTGGgcttaaatatttattcagccTTTTGATAGAAAATTCCGTGGCGACGCGGACGTGGGGCAAGGGCACGAGATCAGAGCGGCTTCAAAGCGAAAACCGCAGTGACAGGATAATAGCAGGGCCGCGGCAGGTGGCAGGTGAGGCGAGGATGTTGAAAGGGTGGGATGTATTTACCCACAGGGGCCTGTTGAAAGAACACCTCTGCCGGGCCTGAGGTCAACACTGAGCAGGTGCGGTAAATAGGTCACGCCGTGGGTTTTTACCTGTCCTTCGACTGGCCGTCCACCGACTGCTCGTTCAAGAAGATGAAGGACGACGTGGAGTGCGTGGTGCCCATGGAGGAAGACTCATACAGGGACGGTGTAACCGGGACCAGGTCGGGCCGGCCGCAAGAGCCGAACACTGTGGAGAAAGTAGGACTGCATGGTTCATAATTAAGCTAACCACATTTTATGCATGTTTTCCCCTCAACATCATGCTGAAAACGAAAGTGCTGAGACGCACACTGCACAAGCGGAGCCCGTAGTTAACGATTGCCAAATGCTCTAGTTGCCCAAAAGCCCCCGTCACTTCCGAAGAAAGACAGCAGTTGAGTGGCAGTGCTGACTGCAGGGTTTACTCTCGACCCAACCCAATAATGAGCAACACGTCTGTCGGCCGTGATAGAAGTTTCCAGAAAGCCAGATAAGACGAACTCGGAAAAAAGATGCAGAAAGGCGGCCGCCTACAGCGCTTATTAACACACACCGCTTTTTCAATAGAATTACTTTAGGAATGCTGATTCATATGTAAAAAGAAAGATGGACTGTGGATGTTATAATGATTCAGTGTAGCAGGAATGAGGAAGAGGACGGCTCTACCTTGTCCATCCAGACTAGCGAGGCTCCGGGCCCCCGCCAGTCTCTCTTTCCTGTCCACGTCTTTTTCCTCGTTTTGAGAAGAAAGGATCTCCTGTGACGAGGACTTCATGGCCACTATGGAGCAGCGTGTCCTCTTCGACGGTGAGAACCGGATCGCTGTGGGCaggagaaataagaaaaaaactgagcaaTGTTCCCTTGTCCATTTTGTGAAGGAAAGCGTGAAATGGAATCCTCGGCCTCAGGACGGCTATTTCACCAATTTCTTTACATTGATGAAGCAAAATCCCTTCATGGCTTTAATTGATCAACACCAGACCAAACAAATTATCCAGCACAGTTTCAGAAGAAAATAGACTTGAAAAGTCTGCATGTAGTAGAATGGGTGGTCTTCACACAtataagaaagtgaagtgattgtcattgtgaaacactgcaccacagcacatggtgacacaacgaaatgtgtcctctgccttcaaccaacacccttggtgagcagtggacagccatgacaggcgcccggggagcagtgtgtggggacggtgctcagtgacacctcagtggatcgggattcgaacttccGCTTCCAAGAAAAATTACTGTAGTAACGATCAGCTacgaagcagacccataattgtAAGTttgcgggttcgagtcccatACCGTcaaaggtgacactgagcaaagcaccgtccccacacactgctccctgggcaactttcatggctgcccactgctcaccaaggtgatgggttaaatgcagaggacacatttcgttgtgtcaccgtgtcctgcAATGTTTcataataacaatcacttcactttcactaacagTTAAAAATAGTTGATTGCCATTACACTTACATTGCAAATATGGTTACAGTAATTCCAATTACAGAAAAAGCCCCTATGACTGTAACTGTAAGTAAAGATATTGAAGTGCAGCAGCTAAAAGGCAATTATAAGACTTACGCAGAATTTTCCGGAATACAGTGGTGCCCATGAACTTCAGAAATCTGTTGGCATAGAAACCAGGCCGGTGCACAGACACTGTGTCCTGAAGGGCAGAAGCAGCATTGGACATTAAGCTGTAAAAGCATTTCAAACAATGCGTTCGGAGAGAGGGTGCGGGTGAAGTTTCCTTACCCCATCGTAAACGAGAGCTTTCCACGAGTGCTCCAGCTTCTTGATAAACCTTAGAGGACATGAAAGAGCAAAATTTGACGTGTGTGGCTCAGAATCAAGTTAAAGCTTAAGAAGCTCCCTGCCATTGCTCCTTCTTTTCTGTAAAATTACATTCAGTATTCCACAGGTGGGAGATATGTCATACTGGGGATGATGATCATAACTGGAAACGTGACTGGGCAGTTTTCTGGAGGACACCAACGTCCTGACCATGTCCTCTATATTTCCATAATCCTTAATCAGAATCATGGAAAAATGCCCTGCAGATAAAACTCCCGTATAACAGCACTGAGTAGGATCCTGATGTCCAAACGccacagacatttacagcatttatcacatttacagcatttacagacaTGCTTACAGCATTTAAGACATGCTTGTCTATTGATTTTGGCTGTCATAAAACTCCATCAGGCTCCACCACAAGGCCCTATGTCGGCTCCACAACACTAGACTGTGCAGATCGGATTTCTGACCATTGTTTGGAGCGCACTTGTTGTGGAGCTGGGCCGGTGACGGAGTCTTTTGGACAATGCAGCACTTTCGGGAACAGATTATCAGGAGCGTTCCTCACCTGTACGACTGCAGGATGTCGATAATGCCCAGAAAGATCACCAGCTTCTCGTCCTTGTTTGTCTTGCACGGAATTCCGCCCATTCTGAAAAACAATTTTATAAGCAGGAAAGTCAAGATTGGGTCAGTTTAAACAGTATTTTTCATTAGCACACCCTGAAACCTCTGTGAGACATTGGTAAGCATCCTCCAGTCTTTTATATCAACTCCAAGAGTTCTCTAGTTTCTTTTGAAACACAGATATAATTCAATCTGTATTTAATGTATAATGGCTACATACAAAAAGGTTTATTAATTGTGTGCTATTAAAGAATGCAGGAGTGAAATCTGACCACAGATCTAATTGTGAGGCTCCAGCAGTTACTGTATCAGCAGTGAAAACAGGTTTTCAGAGCAGGATTAGGTTCTGGACAATGAGATGTTACACACTCTGGGTTtatgtgtgtaccgtgtgcgtGTCTCAACATAGTTTACACATCAGCAAATGTCCGCTAGATGAATTTCCAGTGTTTACACACGGAGTCAATGGCGTCCGTAATAACCCTGATTGTGAACAGAACACCGTCCCATTGTCCTGTGTACAGAGTCGCCATGGTGAAAAAGCattacactcatacacaggatGACAAAAGCTGCCACGGTCGGGCAGAGGAGGTCTGTCACTTACGTGTCATCAGTGGTCAGGGCCTCGGCGGCCTTCCCGTCCCCCTGGATGGACTCCATGGCTGTGGAGTAGAGGACCCTCTGGCCAACAGGGCGTCCCACTTGCCCCATCTCTCCATCCCGGTTATTCTGTTCTAGCACGTGAACGCCCAGCAGAAGACTGTAGTCCATGATCTTAAAGCTCTCCAGCACCTGATGAACAAAACATCCATATATCAGTCCTAATTACACCAAATACTCCAACAAACGGCCAATTAGTGAGAAAAATGCTTGCTTTGTCACCAAATCTCAACCAGATATTATGGAGTAATGTCTTAGACCCCATCTTGAAAAGTCCAGAAAATGTTATAGCTGAGACATTAGCAAACATTCGTCATACACCATGTGTTACAGAGCAGGGAATTTCCTTGAAT comes from Denticeps clupeoides chromosome 11, fDenClu1.1, whole genome shotgun sequence and encodes:
- the fxn gene encoding frataxin, mitochondrial isoform X2, translated to MADSMRILVCVAMFRLTRGCQCMRQNSLIYAVSSAPNQAQTSRLAEKNVHQLITPARNVSQNARPCFTPCIWRSSQHKLPGPVGCGHERLFHITAACAEKNALQFSELTEAMYEKVADETLDALAEYFEDLTDEDFTAVDYDVVFSSGVLTVKVGCGHGTYVINKQTPNRQIWLSSPSSGPKRYDWSGGRWVYSHDGVGLHELLSEEFSDLFKNKMDLSHLVHS
- the fxn gene encoding frataxin, mitochondrial isoform X1, whose product is MADSMRILVCVAMFRLTRGCQCMRQNSLIYAVSSAPNQAQTSRLAEKNVHQLITPARNVSQNARPCFTPCIWRSSQHKVGQLPGPVGCGHERLFHITAACAEKNALQFSELTEAMYEKVADETLDALAEYFEDLTDEDFTAVDYDVVFSSGVLTVKVGCGHGTYVINKQTPNRQIWLSSPSSGPKRYDWSGGRWVYSHDGVGLHELLSEEFSDLFKNKMDLSHLVHS
- the pip5k1bb gene encoding phosphatidylinositol 4-phosphate 5-kinase type-1 beta; the encoded protein is MSSSTENGVGGTRNTIGEKTYKKTTSSTLKGAIQLGIGYTVGNLTSKPERDVLMQDFYVVESVFLPSEGSNLTPAHHYPDFRFKTYAPLAFRYFRELFGIKPDDYLYSICKEPLIELSNPGASGSLFYLTSDDEFIIKTVQHKEAEFLQKLLPGYYMNLNQNPRTLLPKFYGLYCVQSGGMNIRLVVMNNVLPRSVKMQYKYDLKGSTYKRRASRKEREKSCPTFKDLDFQDMHDGLYFDAETYNALTKTLQRDCRVLESFKIMDYSLLLGVHVLEQNNRDGEMGQVGRPVGQRVLYSTAMESIQGDGKAAEALTTDDTMGGIPCKTNKDEKLVIFLGIIDILQSYRFIKKLEHSWKALVYDGDTVSVHRPGFYANRFLKFMGTTVFRKILPIRFSPSKRTRCSIVAMKSSSQEILSSQNEEKDVDRKERLAGARSLASLDGQVFGSCGRPDLVPVTPSLYESSSMGTTHSTSSFIFLNEQSVDGQSKDREDAASSSTFTLEDSAICLTSEQSTMDMDRDDGSVYDIYL